A region of the Romboutsia hominis genome:
ATCAGAATCATCTATGAATACTTTATTAACTAAGATAATTGAAGAGTATGAACTTAAGGAAAATATAGTGATAAAAGTAAATCCTTTATATAAAGATAGCTTAAATAATGAAATATTAAGTTTAAAAGAATGTAATAAACTTAAAGGCGACGTATTCGTTTTAGAAGATGAATCTATAGATATTGGAAATGCTATTATAGAGAATATAAAAGGAAGAATAATAGTAGGTGTAGATGCTGTAATAGATAAGGTTAAAGAGGAGCTATTATGATAGACATAGATTTTGAAAGAATACTTAGTAGGATAAAGGATATGCCTACTGTTATATCTGAAGGAAAAGTAAAAAAAGTTATAGGTCTTACAATAGAAGTCGAAGGTATAAAAGGATTTGTAGGTGAGTTATGCTCTGTATACAATAATTTAAATACCCCTATAAATTGTGAAGTTGTAGGTTTTAGAGATGGAGATGTAATACTTATGCCTCTTGGTGAGTTAACAGGAATTGGACCTGGTTGCAAAGTAATTGCACAAGGAGTACCACTTAGTGTTAAATGTAGTGATGAACTTTTAGGAAAAGTACTTGATGGCATAGGGAATCCAATAGATGAAAATATGATTTTACAAGGTGAGAGATATAGTTTATTTAATGAACCACCAGATCCAATGAGAAGACCTCGAATAACAAATATAATGCCAACAGGAATAAGAGCAATAGATGGATTTTTAACTTGTGGAGAAGGACAGAGAATAGGAATATTTGCAGGTAGTGGAGTTGGTAAAAGTACAACTTTAGGAATGATGGCAAGAACGGCAGAAGCAGATGTAAATGTTATAGCCCTTATTGGAGAAAGAGGAAGGGAAGTTTTAGACTTCATTGAGAGAGATTTAGGTGAAGAAGGCATGAAGAAGTCGGTAGTTGTTTGTGCTACATCAGATAAATCACCTTTAGTAAGATTAAAGGGAGCACTAACAGCTACATCTATTGCCGAGTACTTTAGAGATAAAGGTAAAAAAGTAATATTAATGATGGATTCTGTAACAAGATTTGCTATGGCTCAAAGAGAAGTTGGATTAGCTATAGGAGAACCGCCAGCACAAAAAGGATATACTCCTTCCGTATTTGCTATGTTACCAAAGCTTATGGAAAGGACAGGAATGTCTGAAAAAGGATCTATAACAGCTTTTTATACTGTTTTAGTTGATGGAGACGATTTTAATGAACCAATAGCAGATACTGTAAGAGGAATACTAGATGGACACATTGTTTTATCTAGGCAATTAGCACATAAAAATCATTATCCAGCTATAGATATATTAAACAGTGTAAGTAGACTTATGAAAGAAATTGCAGATGATAATCATAATAAAGCTGCATCATTTGCTAGAGATATACTTGCTACTTATAAAGAAGCTGAAGATTTAATAAATATTGGAGCTTATGAAGAAGGTTCAAATAAAAATATAGATATGTCTATTAAATATATAGACAGAGTAAATGATTATTTAAAACAAGGTGTTAATGATAGTACACCATTTAATGAAAGCAAAGAGTTATTAATTAATATGTTCAACTAAAGGAGACTGATGTAAGTGAGTAAGTTCAAATTCAAACTTCAAAAACTGCTAGATATAAAAGTAAAAGATGAGGAAGAAAGTAAATTAAGATATACACAAGCTCAAAATCAAAAAAGAATAATAGAGAATAATTTAAGGAATTTAGAAAATTCTTATAAAAAATACTCAGATATAGGAATGTCTAAAGATATAATTAGTCAAAAAATTACTATTAATTATTTAGCAGCACTTACTCAATCTATAAAATTAACTAGTGAAGATTTGAGAAAAGAAGAAATTAATGTTTCTAAAGCAAAAAAAGATTTTATAGAAAAACAAATAGATAGGAAATCTTTAGAAACCCTTAAAGAAAACGAACTTAATAGATTAAAAAAAGAAGAAGATAGATTAGAACAATTAAAAAATGACGAATTTGCATTATATGCATATATAAGAAATAGAACAAATATATCATAAAGGTGAATTAATATGAATTTAAATATGTCTATAAAAGCAATGACTAATGCAAAAGAAAATACTTTAAAAAAAACAGAGGGAAGTAAAGATATAGTCAATTGTTTTTTTGGCGAAATAGAATCAAAGCTTGAAGATATGAGTTTAAATTTCAATACAGATGAATCTAATAAAAAAGACATTGATTTTAATCTCCTTCAAAATATAATATTTAACCTTAAATACATATATAATTTCGTAAATGATGAGTTAAAAGAAGGTAAAGATGTAGAAGGGTTAAATGAAAGTATCAATAATATACAAGTTATTTTTGATTCTATGAATATAGATAAAAATAATTTAGAAATAAATATAAATAATAAAGAAGGATTAGAAACTTTAGAAAATACTTTAGGTGAAATTGAATTTAAGTCTAATTTATTAAGTAACAATGATAAAGATAAATTAAATGATTTATTAGAGAAAATAAATAATGATACAGAAAATATAATAAAAAAATTTGATATAAACGAAAACAAAAGTAGTAATAATATCAAATCAAAACCAACTTCAAATAGCAATGAATTATTAAATAATGATTTTGAAGATACTAAAAATTATAAAAAAAATGACTTAATAAAGGAAACTAAGTATAGAGAATTAGAAATTAATTCATTAATAAATAAAAAAAACTTAAATCAAAGTAGTAGTTTAGATAACAATGATCTACAAATAAGTAAGTTAGAAGACATCCTTAATAAAGGAAGCATAGGAAATCTAAATACAAATAATATTTTAAAAAATGAAAATACATATAATTTAAATGATAGCTCAGTTAAAGAGATTAGAAAAATATTTATAAATGAAGATATTATAAAAACAGTAAACTACTTAAAAAGAAGTGGTAATGAAGAAATAAAAATTAAAGTTAATCCAATAGAATTAGGAGAGATGACTATAAAACTTATAAAGCATGGAGAAGAAAATAGTTTATCTATAACTGTTAGTAAAAATAATATATTTGACTTGGTAAATAAAAATATAAATGATATAACTAAACATTTGAATGATATGAACATAAAAGTAAAAGATGTATCAATAAATATAAATTCAGAAAACCAAAATGTATTTTCAGACAATCTAAACCAAAATTTTAATAATAAAAATAGCCAGCAAGAAAGACAGAAAAATAACCAAAGACGTATAAGAGATATTATGTTAGAAGATATAAATGAAATCTCTAATATAGAAGAAGATAATCTAAATATATTAGTATAGGAGAATATAAAATGAGTGGATTAGTAAGTATGAATAAACCAGATATAATAGGAAGTCAAAAAGTACCTAAAAATCAAAAAAGTCAAAAAACAGAAAATAACACTCCTATAATAATGCCGGGGGAAGAAAATAACAAAGAATTATTTTTAAAAATGCTAGTTGCTCAAATGCAAAATCAAGATCCTTTTAATCCTCAAGATCCCACTCAATATGTAACACAATTATCTCAATTTACTATGCTAGAACAGACAATGACTCTTAATCATAATATGAAACAAATGATGGGAATGACTAGTGGGTTATTAACTAATTCAGCATTAAATTCTGCGACATCTTTAATAGGTAAGGAAGTCGAAATGAATGCCACAAAATTAGATGAAAGTTCAAATAACACAAAGTCAGAAAATAAAACTATAAAAGGTATGGTAGAAGGTGTTCATATAAAAGATGGGACTGTATATATGGACGTAAAAGATAAAGATACAGGCGAAGTTGCATCTATTGAATATGCAGCTTTAATGAAAATAAATGAAAAAAATTAGAAGTTAAGGGAGATTAGTTTTATGTTAAGATCAATGTACTCAGGAATAAGCGGTATGAAAGCAAACCAAACTAAGATGGATGTTGTTGGTAATAATGTCGCGAATGTTGGAACAAGTGCATTTAAAAAAGAATCTGCAAGATTTTCTGATGCTTTAAACCAAACATTTTTATATGCAAGTGCTCCAGGTGGAGTAATTGGTGGAGTAAACCCTGGACAAGTTGGTATAGGTACTAAAGTTAGTGGTATCTTTAAAAATATGATACAGGGACCAATACAACCAACAGGAAGACCAACAGATTTAGCTATGGATGGAGATGGTTTTTTTACAGTTCAAACAGGAGTTAATCAATATGCATATACAAGAGATGGATCATTTAGTCTAGATTTAAATGGTAATTTAGTAACAGCTGATGGTTATAAAGTATTAGGAGAGGATGGAAATCCTATAGAAATACCAAAGGCAGTAGATGCAAATGGAAATCCAGCACCAGATGGAGCTAAGAATGTTAAAAAGGTATTATCTTTTAATATAGATAAGGAAGGTAAAATATCTTATTTATTAGAGGATGGTACAAAAATGCCATTAGTTGATAAAAATGGAAATATAGTTAAAGGAACACAGCAAAAACTTAAAATAGCAGTTTTTCAAAATCCAGAAGGATTAAAGTTATTAGGTGGAAATCTTTATTCAGAATCTGCAAACTCAGGACAACCGTTAAAGACAGCTGTTCATGGTCAAATTAACCAAGGAGCCATAGAAATGTCTAACGTAGATTTATCAGAAGAATTTACAGAAATGATAGTTACAACAAGAGCATTCCAAGCTTCTAGTAAAGTTATAACAACTAGTGATGAATTATTACAAGAGATAATAAACCTTAAGAGATAAAAGAGGAGAAAGATAAAGAAATGAAAAAGCTTGATATTTTAACACCAATAGGACTAGTGCTAGCTTTTGCTCTTGTAATGTTTGGAATATCTATGGGTGGGACTGGAATCAAACCATTTATAGATATGCCTTCTTTAGCAATAACATTAGGAGGATCATTTTCTGCAGTATTAGTAACATTTTCGGTTGCTGATATAAAAAAGATTCCTAAGTACTTTAAGTTATGTACAACATCAAACAATTTATACAAGATGGATTTAGTAGACCAGTTTAAAGAAATTTCTAAAAAGATAAGAAAAGATGGAGTACTAGCTATAGAAGAGGAAGTTTCGCAGATAGAAGATGAATTTTTAAAAAAAGGATTAGAATTAGTAATAGACGGTGTGGACACTGAAAGTATAAAAGAAATATTAGAAACAGAAATAGCAGAAAAAGAAGTACTTTATTCGGGTGGATCTAAAATGTTTAAAGTATGGGGATCTTATGCACCAGCATTTGGTATGGTTGGGACACTAATAGGTCTAATACAAATGCTTACAGACATGGGTTCTCCTGAAGTAATAGCAAGTGGTATGTCAAAAGCATTAATAACTACTTTTTACGGTGCATTATTCTCAAATGCAGTATTAAACCCTATAGGATTTAATATAGAGGGAAAAGGTGAAAAAGAAGTTGTATTTATGGAAATGATGATTTGTGGAATTAGCAGTATACAAAATGGAGAAAGTACAAGAGTAATAGAAGAAAAATTAATAGCATTCTTAGATGAAAAAGAAAGAGCAAAATATTATAAAAGAGAAGGAAATGAAAAGGTAGCAGATTTAGATGGCGCGTAAAAAAAAGAAAGGCGATGATGTCAATACAAATGCGTGGATGGACACATATGCCGATACAATAACTTTACTTCTTACATTTTTTATATTGCTATATTCAATGTCTGCAGTAGATACTCAAAAACTTAATGAGTTAACTGCTGCATTAAAAAATTCACTTCAAGGAAGTACAAAAGTAACTGATTTAAAAAATATAGACCAGCTAAAGGTAGCTATAGAAAAAGATAGAGATAAATTAGCATCAAAATACGAAGATTTATCTAAAAAATTAAATAAAATAATAGATGAAAAAGGTCTTAAAGATGACATAAAAGTTAGAGAAGAAGATAGGGGTATAGTATTACAATTAGGAGAAAATATATTATTTGACCCAGGAAAAGCAAATTTAAAAGAAGATAGAAAAAAAGTGTTAGATGGAATAACGAGTATAATAAAAAGCACTGATAATGACGTTTTAGTTGAAGGTCATACAGATGATGTTCCTATGCATAATAAAGAGTTTGCTTCTAACTGGGAACTATCAACTGCAAGAGCTGTAGGTGTAGTTGAATATTTCGTAGATGAGCAAAAACTAGATCCTATTAGATTCTCTGCAAAAGGATATGGAGAATTTAAACCATTAGTTAAAAATGATACACCAGAACACAGGGCAACAAATAGGAGGGTAGATATTTTAATTGTTGAGCAAAAGGAGAAGTGATAATAAACATCATGGATAATATGTTGCAATATATAATAAATTTATTGATATTTGTACCACTAATTTTAATCTTAATAGTAGTTTCTTTAAGATTAAGTAAAGCAAGTATGTCAACTATTGCAGGCAAAAAATATACTAAAGTTTTAGAAGTTACAAATTTAAAAAAAGACATAGATTTATTTGTTTTAAAGATAGGTGATGAGGGATGTGTATTAGTATCATCACCTTCTAAAGTAGATAAAATTAAGGATTTAACTAAAGAAGAAATAAATTCAATAGAAAAAATAAAAGATGATTCTGAAATAAACTTAGGGCAGTTTACTCCAAGATATAAGAAATTTAATTTTTTTGGAAATAAATCAAAATATAAAAGCCTTAAAGTAAATAAATCAGATTATAATAATTTAAATCTTAGTAAATACAAGATAGATAAATTAAACTTAAAGAGGAATAAATATGGAAGATTTCGCTAGTATGATGTTAAAAAATCAGCAACATTTAGCTCCTTTAATAAAATTATTTATAGTTTTAACATTTTTAATGTTTTTGCCAACTGTAATATTTATGATGACAAGCTTTGTTAGAATAATTATTACACTCTCATTTTTAAAATCAGCATTAGGAGCACAGCAATCTATACCTAATCAGATTTTAATTGGTATAGCCATGGCACTTACCATATTTATAATGGCACCTACTATAAGTGATATAAATAAAACTGCAATAAAACCTTATATGGAAAAAAAGGTTGAATTTAAAGAAGCTATAGAAAAAGCTGAAGTACCTGTAAGAAAATTTTTATTAAAGCAGACAAGAGAAAAAGATATAAAATTATTTTTAGAAATGTCTAATATGGATGGAAAAAAAGTCACAAGAGATGATATTCCATTATATATATTAGTCCCGGCATTTGCTATAAGTGAATTAAAAACAGCTTTTCAAATAGGATTTTTAATATATTTACCATTTTTATTAATAGATTTAGTGGTATCAAGCACACTTATGTCTATGGGGATGTTTATGCTCCCTCCGGTTATGATTTCATTACCTTTTAAATTACTATTATTTATTATGGTAGATGGATGGAATTTATTAATAAAATCTTTACTTTTAAGCTTTAAATAATGAGGAGAATATTATGAATGAAACTATGGTAATGAGTATAGTAAAAGAAGCATTATATACAAGTATGTTGGTGGGAGGCCCAATTCTTATACTATCTTTAGTTGTTGGACTACTAGTAAGTGTATTTCAAGCAACTACTCAGATTCAAGAACAAACATTAACTTTTGTACCTAAGTTGATAGTTATAGCATTAACATTAGCTTTAGGTGGAAATTGGATGTTGCAGGAACTTATAAAATTTACAACAAAAATAATGAGTATAATAGCTAATATAAAAGGATAAAAAATTGATATTTATATTTATTAGAATAATAACCTTTTTTGCTATCATAAATGTAATATTTCCTGCAGGAACACCAAATATATTTAAAGTAGTATTTTCATTATTTATGTCTACAATAATAGCTTTTTCGGTACATGTAAATGTACACATTACTACAGTTTTACAATTAATAAATTACAGTGTAGTTGAAATAGTAACAGGATTAGTATTAGGATTTATAACAAGTTTGTGTTTTAATAGCTTAAAAATTGTAGGTAGCTTAATAGATCAACAGTTAGGATTATCTATGATAAACATATATGATCCTAACAGTAAAAATCAATCAACACTTATAGAAAATATAATGTATTGGATAGGTATTTTGGTATTTTTTACTATGAACGGACACCATAGTTTAATAGAAGGAATACAACATAGCTTCGAGATAATACCTGTAGGAAAATCTATACTAATTGGAAATTTCAATTACGTAATAAATGTATTTATTGAATATTTTGCAATTGGTTTTAAAATAGCAGTTCCTATTGTACTTTGCTTAATAATAACTGAGATAATAATGGGATTAATATCAAGAAGTGTTCCACAATTTAATGTAATGGTTATAGGAATGCCAATTAAACTTTTAGTAGGAATAGCAGTTTTTATTATAGGAATGCCATTTATACTAAAAGAAATTCATAACTTATTTAATCAATTACCATCTATACTAGATGGAACTTTAAAAGTAAAGCATGGAGTGTTAAGCTCTATTGGACCTGTAGGTATGATTTTATCTTCTAGTGGTGATAAAACAGAAGAACCTACATCAAAGAAAAAGAAAGACGCTAGAAAAAAGGGTAATGTAGCTAAAAGTAAAGAAGTAACAACTGCAATAACCCTAATAGCCATATTATTTATAATTGGTACAATGTCAAATTATATGATATCAGATTTTAAAAATAATATAATACATTATTTAAGTAATAATTTTAAATTTAATATGGATTATAACATATTGCACACTTTGACAGTAAATTTAATAATTTCATTTATGAAGTTATTTTTACCAATAGGATTGATAATAATTGTATTTTCTGTAATAGGAAATGTTATGCAAACAGGGTTTATGTTTAACTTTGAGAGCATTAAGCCAAAATTTTCAAAACTTAATCCAATAAATGGATTTAAAAATATGTTTTCTATGAAATCTGTAGGAATGTTGATTAAAAGTATAGTTGTAATAGCTGTACTTTTTGAAATAGGATACAGTTTTATGAAAAAAAATTTCGAATTAATAATGAACAGTGGAGACATACATCTTCCATACCTTATATACACTATAGTAAATATAATAAAAGATTTACTAATAAATATAGTTTTAGCAGTAGTAATAATAGCAGTAATTGATTTTGTATATCAAAAGTATAGTTACAGAAAAAGTCTAAAAATGACTAAACAGGAAGTAAAAGAGGAATTTAAGCAAGTTGAAGGAGATCCTCATATAAAAGGAAAGATAAAACAAAGACAAAGAGAAATGGCTAGTAAGAGAATGATGCAAGCTGTTCCATCAGCTACCGTAATAGTAACAAATCCAACACACATATCTATAGCAATAAGGTATGAAAGAGGAAAAGATACAACTCCTATAGTTGTTGCAAAAGGAGCTGATGTAGTAGCATTTAAAATAAGAGAAATAGCCAAGGAACATGATATACCTATTTTAGAAAATAAACCTCTAGCAAGACTTATATATAAAGAGGTAGAAATAGATCAAGAAATACCAGAAGAAATGTATCAAGCAGTAGCAGAAGTATTAGTGGCTGTTTAT
Encoded here:
- a CDS encoding flagellar hook-basal body complex protein — its product is MLRSMYSGISGMKANQTKMDVVGNNVANVGTSAFKKESARFSDALNQTFLYASAPGGVIGGVNPGQVGIGTKVSGIFKNMIQGPIQPTGRPTDLAMDGDGFFTVQTGVNQYAYTRDGSFSLDLNGNLVTADGYKVLGEDGNPIEIPKAVDANGNPAPDGAKNVKKVLSFNIDKEGKISYLLEDGTKMPLVDKNGNIVKGTQQKLKIAVFQNPEGLKLLGGNLYSESANSGQPLKTAVHGQINQGAIEMSNVDLSEEFTEMIVTTRAFQASSKVITTSDELLQEIINLKR
- a CDS encoding motility protein A, encoding MKKLDILTPIGLVLAFALVMFGISMGGTGIKPFIDMPSLAITLGGSFSAVLVTFSVADIKKIPKYFKLCTTSNNLYKMDLVDQFKEISKKIRKDGVLAIEEEVSQIEDEFLKKGLELVIDGVDTESIKEILETEIAEKEVLYSGGSKMFKVWGSYAPAFGMVGTLIGLIQMLTDMGSPEVIASGMSKALITTFYGALFSNAVLNPIGFNIEGKGEKEVVFMEMMICGISSIQNGESTRVIEEKLIAFLDEKERAKYYKREGNEKVADLDGA
- a CDS encoding flagellar biosynthesis protein FliZ — protein: MLQYIINLLIFVPLILILIVVSLRLSKASMSTIAGKKYTKVLEVTNLKKDIDLFVLKIGDEGCVLVSSPSKVDKIKDLTKEEINSIEKIKDDSEINLGQFTPRYKKFNFFGNKSKYKSLKVNKSDYNNLNLSKYKIDKLNLKRNKYGRFR
- the fliI gene encoding flagellar protein export ATPase FliI, with protein sequence MIDIDFERILSRIKDMPTVISEGKVKKVIGLTIEVEGIKGFVGELCSVYNNLNTPINCEVVGFRDGDVILMPLGELTGIGPGCKVIAQGVPLSVKCSDELLGKVLDGIGNPIDENMILQGERYSLFNEPPDPMRRPRITNIMPTGIRAIDGFLTCGEGQRIGIFAGSGVGKSTTLGMMARTAEADVNVIALIGERGREVLDFIERDLGEEGMKKSVVVCATSDKSPLVRLKGALTATSIAEYFRDKGKKVILMMDSVTRFAMAQREVGLAIGEPPAQKGYTPSVFAMLPKLMERTGMSEKGSITAFYTVLVDGDDFNEPIADTVRGILDGHIVLSRQLAHKNHYPAIDILNSVSRLMKEIADDNHNKAASFARDILATYKEAEDLINIGAYEEGSNKNIDMSIKYIDRVNDYLKQGVNDSTPFNESKELLINMFN
- a CDS encoding flagellar hook-length control protein FliK produces the protein MNLNMSIKAMTNAKENTLKKTEGSKDIVNCFFGEIESKLEDMSLNFNTDESNKKDIDFNLLQNIIFNLKYIYNFVNDELKEGKDVEGLNESINNIQVIFDSMNIDKNNLEININNKEGLETLENTLGEIEFKSNLLSNNDKDKLNDLLEKINNDTENIIKKFDINENKSSNNIKSKPTSNSNELLNNDFEDTKNYKKNDLIKETKYRELEINSLINKKNLNQSSSLDNNDLQISKLEDILNKGSIGNLNTNNILKNENTYNLNDSSVKEIRKIFINEDIIKTVNYLKRSGNEEIKIKVNPIELGEMTIKLIKHGEENSLSITVSKNNIFDLVNKNINDITKHLNDMNIKVKDVSININSENQNVFSDNLNQNFNNKNSQQERQKNNQRRIRDIMLEDINEISNIEEDNLNILV
- a CDS encoding OmpA family protein codes for the protein MARKKKKGDDVNTNAWMDTYADTITLLLTFFILLYSMSAVDTQKLNELTAALKNSLQGSTKVTDLKNIDQLKVAIEKDRDKLASKYEDLSKKLNKIIDEKGLKDDIKVREEDRGIVLQLGENILFDPGKANLKEDRKKVLDGITSIIKSTDNDVLVEGHTDDVPMHNKEFASNWELSTARAVGVVEYFVDEQKLDPIRFSAKGYGEFKPLVKNDTPEHRATNRRVDILIVEQKEK
- the fliP gene encoding flagellar type III secretion system pore protein FliP (The bacterial flagellar biogenesis protein FliP forms a type III secretion system (T3SS)-type pore required for flagellar assembly.); this translates as MEDFASMMLKNQQHLAPLIKLFIVLTFLMFLPTVIFMMTSFVRIIITLSFLKSALGAQQSIPNQILIGIAMALTIFIMAPTISDINKTAIKPYMEKKVEFKEAIEKAEVPVRKFLLKQTREKDIKLFLEMSNMDGKKVTRDDIPLYILVPAFAISELKTAFQIGFLIYLPFLLIDLVVSSTLMSMGMFMLPPVMISLPFKLLLFIMVDGWNLLIKSLLLSFK
- a CDS encoding flagellar hook assembly protein FlgD; translation: MSGLVSMNKPDIIGSQKVPKNQKSQKTENNTPIIMPGEENNKELFLKMLVAQMQNQDPFNPQDPTQYVTQLSQFTMLEQTMTLNHNMKQMMGMTSGLLTNSALNSATSLIGKEVEMNATKLDESSNNTKSENKTIKGMVEGVHIKDGTVYMDVKDKDTGEVASIEYAALMKINEKN
- the fliQ gene encoding flagellar biosynthesis protein FliQ produces the protein MNETMVMSIVKEALYTSMLVGGPILILSLVVGLLVSVFQATTQIQEQTLTFVPKLIVIALTLALGGNWMLQELIKFTTKIMSIIANIKG
- the fliJ gene encoding flagellar export protein FliJ, which codes for MSKFKFKLQKLLDIKVKDEEESKLRYTQAQNQKRIIENNLRNLENSYKKYSDIGMSKDIISQKITINYLAALTQSIKLTSEDLRKEEINVSKAKKDFIEKQIDRKSLETLKENELNRLKKEEDRLEQLKNDEFALYAYIRNRTNIS
- a CDS encoding fused FliR family export protein/FlhB family type III secretion system protein produces the protein MIFIFIRIITFFAIINVIFPAGTPNIFKVVFSLFMSTIIAFSVHVNVHITTVLQLINYSVVEIVTGLVLGFITSLCFNSLKIVGSLIDQQLGLSMINIYDPNSKNQSTLIENIMYWIGILVFFTMNGHHSLIEGIQHSFEIIPVGKSILIGNFNYVINVFIEYFAIGFKIAVPIVLCLIITEIIMGLISRSVPQFNVMVIGMPIKLLVGIAVFIIGMPFILKEIHNLFNQLPSILDGTLKVKHGVLSSIGPVGMILSSSGDKTEEPTSKKKKDARKKGNVAKSKEVTTAITLIAILFIIGTMSNYMISDFKNNIIHYLSNNFKFNMDYNILHTLTVNLIISFMKLFLPIGLIIIVFSVIGNVMQTGFMFNFESIKPKFSKLNPINGFKNMFSMKSVGMLIKSIVVIAVLFEIGYSFMKKNFELIMNSGDIHLPYLIYTIVNIIKDLLINIVLAVVIIAVIDFVYQKYSYRKSLKMTKQEVKEEFKQVEGDPHIKGKIKQRQREMASKRMMQAVPSATVIVTNPTHISIAIRYERGKDTTPIVVAKGADVVAFKIREIAKEHDIPILENKPLARLIYKEVEIDQEIPEEMYQAVAEVLVAVYKIKNKYK